One genomic region from Populus nigra chromosome 8, ddPopNigr1.1, whole genome shotgun sequence encodes:
- the LOC133701255 gene encoding uncharacterized protein LOC133701255 — protein MQKEKQISADPVSLRESSRREASFNFMLLPVSTAPTPDLLPPALPEKSQIIAGSLPSSACSSPRFSLTMLKKKWKNESQASPRQIDNLAGRHSLAHPPLAAQQEIHLRRNKSCVEGRTAAPADELNFWFPRPNASKSDDRPHGHFKIEARKEDHITGENMDPIDDGLKCGVLCFYLPGFSKGKPVRPKKEEVRGDLGNVISRTVSVEKFECGSWASSAIINDHEDDSKNLYFDLPLELIQASANDANSPVAAAFIFDKDRKQVLKSCSTRAAPRNSHEFSRHVRFSTSLPTSHPTSPTSCIKPRLQKAREEFNAFLEAQSA, from the coding sequence ATGCAAAAGGAAAAGCAGATTTCAGCGGATCCAGTTTCGTTGAGAGAGTCATCAAGAAGAGAGGCTAGCTTCAATTTCATGCTGCTGCCTGTGTCGACTGCACCAACTCCAGACCTGCTACCACCTGCACTGCCTGAAAAATCCCAGATTATAGCAGGCAGCCTCCCCAGCTCAGCCTGCTCATCCCCTCGGTTCAGCCTCACCATGTTgaagaagaaatggaaaaaTGAAAGCCAAGCATCTCCCCGCCAGATTGACAATCTTGCTGGTCGACATTCTTTAGCACATCCTCCCCTTGCTGCTCAACAAGAAATTCACTTGCGAAGGAACAAGTCTTGCGTAGAAGGAAGGACAGCCGCACCTGCTGATGAACTTAATTTTTGGTTCCCCAGACCAAATGCTAGCAAATCTGATGACAGACCTCATGGACACTTCAAAATTGAGGCTAGGAAAGAAGATCACATAACTGGTGAAAACATGGATCCCATTGATGATGGATTGAAATGCGGTGTGCTATGCTTCTACCTTCCAGGCTTTTCAAAGGGAAAACCAGTGAGACCAAAAAAGGAAGAAGTGAGAGGAGATTTGGGAAATGTAATATCCAGGACAGTTTCTGTGGAAAAATTTGAATGTGGTTCATGGGCTTCATCGGCCATCATAAATGACCATGAAGACGACTCCAAGAATCTTTACTTCGATTTGCCACTAGAGTTGATCCAAGCTAGTGCGAATGACGCAAATTCACCAGTTGCTGCTGCCTTCATCTTTGACAAGGATCGAAAACAAGTTCTCAAGAGTTGTTCAACAAGAGCAGCACCCAGGAACTCCCATGAATTTTCTCGCCATGTTAGGTTTTCAACATCATTGCCCACATCGCACCCTACCTCACCAACTTCTTGCATTAAACCACGCTTGCAGAAGGCTAGGGAGGAATTCAATGCCTTTTTAGAAGCGCAGAGTGCATGA